DNA from Mycobacteriales bacterium:
GTGCACGCCCGGCTGGCCGCGACCGACGCGGCCCGGCAACGCCTGCGGGAGCTGGGCGAGGAGGACTGGACCGTCCGGACACCCTCGAACGCCTCCAGGGCATGGTACGACTTCCGCCGCCGCCGCCGCCGCCGCCGCCGCCGCCGCCGCCGCCGCCGCCGCCGCCGCCGCCGCCGCCGCTGGCCGCCGGCCCGCAAGCGTCAGGTCGACGAGGACGGGGTGGCGGACCGGATCCCAGGCCTACAGCGGACCGTGCACGCGGTGCTGGACGCGCAGCGCCGGCTGGTCCAGATGCGCGACGCCGACGAGATCCCGGCCGACGCCATCGGCCGCGAGCTCGACCTCGAGAACTCCCGGCTTGATTCTTGAATCCAAATGGACTGACCATTGCGACAGCAATGTGGCCGACGGTCAAGCCGGAAAGAGCCCGGAAACCCTATGAATACGGGGTTTTCACGCCTGGAACGGCTCCCGGGTTAGGGAACGCTAACCCGACGCGGGCTCGTAACATCTCCTTGCTAAAGGACAGACCTTCAAGCCATACTCCGACTCAGTGCGGGTCCGCCTCGGCCCGCAGATGGGCACTTGCCCATCCCATCCCACCCACACCGTCGCGGCGGTGCAGCGGCCGGAGGAACGCGAATGACTGGTAGGCAACGGATCGCCGTCGCCGGCTTGGGGACCGTCCACTCCGCCCCACCGGGGACCAGCCAGCGGATGATGGCCGCCGAGGCCGCCCGCCGGGCGATCGCCGACGCCGGACTGTCCATCCGCGACATCGACGGGGCGCTGGACCTGCGCCGCACCGGTGGCGGCGGCGATCGCGCCAACTACTCGGACGTCTTCACCCGGGTGCTCGGCGTGCCGGCCCAGTTCTACTTCACCGTCGGCCGCGGCGGCGCGCTCGCCGGCCTCGCGACCGCCGTCGCCACCGGGTTCCTGGACCGCGGGCTGGCCAACTACGTGCTCTGCGTCGGCGCCGTGGACGACTACACCAAGTCCCAGGCGACGAAGAAGAAGGGCATGCGCGGTATGGCGCACGCCGACAAGGAGGGCTACTGGGGCAAGCCGCTCGGCGACGTCCGCGCGGCCAGCCACCACAGCTGGATGGCGGCCCGGCACATGGCCGTGTACGGCACGACCAGCGCCCAGCTCGGCGCGATCTCGGTGGCCGAGCGGTCCTGGGCCTGCCTGAACCCCGAGGCCCGCATGTACGGCCGGCCGATCACCGTCGAGGACCACCAGAACTCGCCCTGGGTCGTCGAGCCGTACCACCTGCTCGACGTCAGCCTCGTCTCCGACGGCGCGATCGCGTTCATCCTCACCACCGAGGAGCGGGCCAAGGACTGCGCCCAGCAGCCGGTGTACGTGCAGGGCCAGGGTTTCGGCGAGGTCGCCGCGGAACTCTGGTGGGAGAAGCGGAACTTCACCGAGATGGCCGTCGCCCCGGCCAAGGCCAAGGCGTTCGAGCAGGCCGGCCTGTCCGGCGTGCAGGACATCGACTGCGCCCAGCTCTACGACTGCTTCACCGCCGAGGTGCTCTTCCAGCTGGAGGACTACGGCTGGTGCGAGAAGGGCCAGGGCGGCACGTTCGTGGAGTCCGGCGCGATCGGGCCCGGCGGCTCGATCCCGGTCAACACCGGCGGCGGGCTGCTGTCCAACTGGCACCTGGGCGACCTGACCGGCTGGGCCGAGGGCGTGACCCAGCTGCGCAAGCAGGCCGGCGAGCGGCAGGTGCCCGACTGCGAGACCGTGCTCGCCACCGGCCACGGCGGCGAGCTGGTGTCGCCGGGCATGTGCTCCATCCACACCAGCACGATCCTGGGGGTGGCGTGATGACCGAGACCGAGCCGAAGCCCTGGACCAAGCCGTTCCCGAACATCGACGCCGACAACGAGGCGTTCTGGAACGGGCTGAAGGAACACCAGCTGCTGCTGTGGACCTGCCACACCTGCGGTGCGCAGTACTGGCCGAAGGCCTTCTGCATCAAGCACGAGAACGAGGAGTTCGCCCGGAACATGTCGTGGCAGCCCGGCAGTGGCCGCGGCCGCATCTTCGCGATGAACCGGCACCACTGGGCGTTCCACCCCGGTTTCACCGACGACGTGCCCTACACGTACGCGTTGGTGGAGCTGGACGAGGGACCGCTGATCAGCTCGACGATCGTGGGCGAGGTGCCGGAAAGCCTGATGGCCGTGGGCACCCCGGTCCGGGTCGTGTACGAGGACCACCCGGCCGAGGGGTTCTCGCTGCCCCGCTTCGAGCTCGTGCGCGACTGAGCCCGATGGGATCCCGCCGTTTCGCCGACGCCCGGCTCACCCGCGTCGTCATGCCCAAGACCGACCCGACCTGGCGGTTCGCGCTGGGGGCCCGGGCGGAGAGCATCGGCCTGCTGCTGGAGCTCGTCGACGACGACGGACGCGTCGGGCTCGGCTGGGCCTCGGAGATCCCGCACCTCGGCTACGACATCGAGGTGATGGAGGCGGTCGCCCGGGCGCACCTGCCCCGGGTGCTCGCCGCCGACCCGGCCGACCACTTCGCGCTGGTCGGCAACCCGTGGAGCCCGACGCTGGTCGCGCCGGTCCGGTCCATGGTGGACCAGGCCTGGTGGGACCTGCTCGGCCAGACCGTGGGTGCGCCGGTGTACCGCCTGCTCGGCGCGCCCGGGCCGAAACGCCTGCGGGCCAACCGGATCCTCGCGCTCAAGGCGCCCGACGACATGGCCAAGGTCGCCGCCGGACTGGCCGACGAGGGCTACGACCACTTCAAGATCAAGGTCGAGAACACGCCGCCGGCCCTGGACGTCGATCGGGTCCGGGCGATCCGGGAGGCGGTCGGGCCGGACGCCGTGCTGACCGTGGACGCCAACCAGAGCTACGACCGCAAGGGCGCCGTCGCGTTCGGCGCCGCGATCGTCCGCTACGACGTCGCGGTCTTCGAGCAGCCGGTACCCCAGCACGACCTCATCGGCCTGAAGTACGTCACCGAGCACAGCGAGCTGACCATCGAGGCCGACGAGGCCGCCGACTCGCTGCCGGCCATCCGGGAGCTGCTGCGGGAGCGGGCCGTCGACGCGGTCAGCCTCAAGCTCAGCAAGCTCGGCGGCATCGACGCGCTGCTGCTGGCGGCCAACCTGTGCCACGCACACGGGGTCGGCTACCGGATCGGCGCGCACGTCGGCAGCCGCATCATGAACGCAGCCGCGCTGCACGCGGCGGCGGCCCTGCCCGGCGGCGAGGACGCCGGCGAGGTGGGCGAGTTCGCCCGGCTCACCGGCGACGTGGCCACCGGCCTGGAGATCGAGTCCGGCTCGGCCGTCGCGCCGGACGAGCCCGGTCTCGGCGTACGGGTGGAAACCCCCCTGATTCCCGCAACACCACGCTGACGACGAGGAGGCGGCGATGCCTCGCACGACCCGACCGATGTCCCGTACGACGACCCGACTGCTGCGCCGCCGACCGCTGGGCGCGGTCACGGCGGCACTGCTGATCGGGTTGGTCTCGACCGCCTGCAGCACCAGCACGAGCACCGGCAGCGGGGGTGGCAGCGCGGCCGCCATCCTCACGGTGTCCGGTTCGGACCGCCAGCAGCAGCTGGAGGACGCGGCCCGCAAGGAGGGGGCGCTGAACTGGTACACCTCGCTCGCGGGCGACTCGTACCAGAACATCTCCAAGGCCTTCACGGCCAAGTACCCGTACATCAAGATCAACGTCTTCCGCGGCGCCCAGAACGACGTGGTGACGCGGGTCAAGCAGGAGCTGTCCGCCGGCCAGCCCTCGGCCGACGCGCTCGAGGTGACCTCCGACGGCATCGAGCTGTTCAACGACCAGGGCCAGCTGGCCGACTTCAGCAACCTGTCCGCGGCGAGGATCCCGGACACGTACAAGAAGGCCGGTTCCGCCGCGGGCACGGTCCGGTACGCCACGAACCGCATCTCCTACATCGGTTTCGGCTACAACACCCAGAAGGTCGCCGGCGACCTGGTGCCGAAGACCCTGCAGGACCTGGCCAAGCCCGAGCTGGCCAAGCAGACCTCGGTCGCGTCCAGCACCACCGGCGTGCGCTGGGTCGGCTCGGTGCTGCACGACCTCGGCGAGCAGCAGGGCACCGCGTTGCTCAAGCAGCTCGGCCAGGAGGGCATGAAGGTGCAGGCGGTCTCCGGCGCCGCGCTGATGGGCCTGGTCGGCTCGGGCGAGGTCGGGGCGTCCCCGAGCGTGTTCCAGTCGCACGCCAGCGACCTGATCAAGAAGGGCTCGCCGGTCAAGTGGATCCCGGTCGGCTCGGTGGTGCCCAACCTCGGGGACGTCGCGATCCTCAAGAACGCCAAGCACCCGGCCGCGGCGGTCCTGATGAACGACTTCCTGCTCGGCCCGGAGGGGCAGAAGATCCTGGAGGGCCTCGGCTACTCCTCGCCGCTGTCCCCGGCCGACTTCAAGGTCTGGGCGCCGGAGGAGGACTTCCCGACGGTGGCCGCGTACCAGGCCGCGTACAAGAAGTGGCAGGACGTGCTGAACTCCTCGTTCAACGCGTGATCTGAGAAGTCCGAACGCCCGACGAGCAGGGACGGCGAGAGGAGCAGCACCATGACCGTGTCCACATCGGACGGTGTCGCCGAGGAGATCCTCGGCAGCGCCGCCGTCGCGGAGTCGGTGCCCGACCCGGCCGGGTCGGGCCGGCGGACCTGGCGGCGGTTGCGCCCGCACCCGTCGCTGATCCTGGTGCTGCTCCTCGGCCTGCTCGTCGTCCCGCCGCTGGTCATCATGGCCTGGCAGAGCGTCAACTCCGACCCGATCCTGGGCCGGACCGGGTTCTTCAACGCCTACCAGGCGCTGTTCGACGAGACCGACCTGGTCCGGTCGGGCAAGGGGACGCTGATCTTCTCGGTCGGCGCGAGCTTCTGCGCGCTCGTGTTCGGGATGACGCTGGCCTGGCTGGTGGCCCGGACCGACATGCCGGCCAAGTGGCTGGCCTACCTGACCGCGTTCCTCGGCTTCGCCCTGCCCGGCATGGTGAAGATCATCGGCTGGATCCTCCTCTTCGGACCGAACAACGGCCTGATCAACCAGTTCTGCCGCAACCACCTGGCCGGTACCTGCGACTTCAACGTGCAGAGCATGGCCGGGATGATCCTGGTCGAGTCGCTGCTGTTCACCCCGATGGTGTTCCTCATGGCGGTCGGCCCGCTGCGCAGCATCGACCCGTCGCTGGAGGAGGCGGCCAAGGTCGCCGGCGGCGGGCGGCTGATGGTGCTGCGCCGGGTCACGCTGCCGCTGCTGTGGCCGACGTTCGCGTCGGTGTTCCTGCTGATGGCGATCCGGTCGGTGCAGTCGTTCGAGGTGCCGATCTTCCTGGGTGTGCCGGCGAACGTGCACGTGTTCACCGCCGACA
Protein-coding regions in this window:
- a CDS encoding OB-fold domain-containing protein; translation: MTETEPKPWTKPFPNIDADNEAFWNGLKEHQLLLWTCHTCGAQYWPKAFCIKHENEEFARNMSWQPGSGRGRIFAMNRHHWAFHPGFTDDVPYTYALVELDEGPLISSTIVGEVPESLMAVGTPVRVVYEDHPAEGFSLPRFELVRD
- a CDS encoding extracellular solute-binding protein; this encodes MSRTTTRLLRRRPLGAVTAALLIGLVSTACSTSTSTGSGGGSAAAILTVSGSDRQQQLEDAARKEGALNWYTSLAGDSYQNISKAFTAKYPYIKINVFRGAQNDVVTRVKQELSAGQPSADALEVTSDGIELFNDQGQLADFSNLSAARIPDTYKKAGSAAGTVRYATNRISYIGFGYNTQKVAGDLVPKTLQDLAKPELAKQTSVASSTTGVRWVGSVLHDLGEQQGTALLKQLGQEGMKVQAVSGAALMGLVGSGEVGASPSVFQSHASDLIKKGSPVKWIPVGSVVPNLGDVAILKNAKHPAAAVLMNDFLLGPEGQKILEGLGYSSPLSPADFKVWAPEEDFPTVAAYQAAYKKWQDVLNSSFNA
- a CDS encoding thiolase family protein, with amino-acid sequence MTGRQRIAVAGLGTVHSAPPGTSQRMMAAEAARRAIADAGLSIRDIDGALDLRRTGGGGDRANYSDVFTRVLGVPAQFYFTVGRGGALAGLATAVATGFLDRGLANYVLCVGAVDDYTKSQATKKKGMRGMAHADKEGYWGKPLGDVRAASHHSWMAARHMAVYGTTSAQLGAISVAERSWACLNPEARMYGRPITVEDHQNSPWVVEPYHLLDVSLVSDGAIAFILTTEERAKDCAQQPVYVQGQGFGEVAAELWWEKRNFTEMAVAPAKAKAFEQAGLSGVQDIDCAQLYDCFTAEVLFQLEDYGWCEKGQGGTFVESGAIGPGGSIPVNTGGGLLSNWHLGDLTGWAEGVTQLRKQAGERQVPDCETVLATGHGGELVSPGMCSIHTSTILGVA
- a CDS encoding mandelate racemase/muconate lactonizing enzyme family protein gives rise to the protein MGSRRFADARLTRVVMPKTDPTWRFALGARAESIGLLLELVDDDGRVGLGWASEIPHLGYDIEVMEAVARAHLPRVLAADPADHFALVGNPWSPTLVAPVRSMVDQAWWDLLGQTVGAPVYRLLGAPGPKRLRANRILALKAPDDMAKVAAGLADEGYDHFKIKVENTPPALDVDRVRAIREAVGPDAVLTVDANQSYDRKGAVAFGAAIVRYDVAVFEQPVPQHDLIGLKYVTEHSELTIEADEAADSLPAIRELLRERAVDAVSLKLSKLGGIDALLLAANLCHAHGVGYRIGAHVGSRIMNAAALHAAAALPGGEDAGEVGEFARLTGDVATGLEIESGSAVAPDEPGLGVRVETPLIPATPR